From Streptomyces fungicidicus, one genomic window encodes:
- a CDS encoding aldo/keto reductase, with amino-acid sequence MPQLGFGVWQVPDAEAETAVTTALEAGYRSIDTAAIYGNEEGTGKAIARSDVPREDLFVTTKLWNSDQGYDSTLRAFDTSLSKLGLEYVDLYLIHWPMPARGRYVDTYKAFEKLLADGRTRAIGVSNFSPEHLEHLLGETSVVPAVNQIELHPHLQQNAAREYHAEHGITTEAWSPLGSGKGILEIPAVVAIAQKHGRTPAQVVLRWHLQLGNVVIPKSVTPSRIEENIDVFGFSLDTEDLAAISALNEDRRIGSDPADVNS; translated from the coding sequence ATGCCCCAGCTGGGCTTCGGCGTCTGGCAGGTTCCGGACGCGGAGGCCGAGACGGCCGTGACGACGGCTCTGGAGGCCGGCTACCGCAGCATCGACACCGCGGCGATCTACGGCAACGAGGAGGGCACGGGCAAGGCCATCGCGAGGTCGGACGTCCCGCGCGAGGACCTCTTCGTCACCACCAAGCTCTGGAACAGCGACCAGGGGTACGACTCCACCCTGCGCGCCTTCGACACGTCCCTGTCCAAGCTCGGTCTCGAGTACGTGGACCTCTACCTGATCCACTGGCCGATGCCCGCCAGGGGCCGGTACGTCGACACGTACAAGGCGTTCGAGAAGCTGCTCGCCGACGGCAGGACCCGCGCCATCGGCGTGTCCAACTTCTCCCCGGAGCACCTGGAGCACCTGCTCGGCGAGACGTCGGTCGTCCCGGCGGTCAACCAGATCGAGCTGCACCCGCATCTGCAGCAGAACGCCGCGCGTGAGTACCACGCGGAGCACGGCATCACCACGGAGGCGTGGTCACCGCTCGGTTCCGGCAAGGGCATCCTGGAGATCCCGGCGGTGGTGGCCATCGCGCAGAAGCACGGCCGGACCCCGGCCCAGGTGGTGCTGCGCTGGCACCTGCAGCTCGGCAACGTCGTCATCCCGAAGTCGGTGACGCCGTCCCGGATCGAGGAGAACATCGACGTCTTCGGGTTCAGCCTGGACACCGAGGACCTGGCCGCGATCAGCGCGCTGAACGAGGACCGCCGGATCGGTTCGGACCCGGCCGACGTCAACAGCTGA
- a CDS encoding glycoside hydrolase family 48 protein: MHPPPRRRSGVRRLLTAAAAALALPLTMLSTGSTPAQAAAVQCSVDYRTNDWGSGFTAELTLTNRGADAIDGWTLTYDYAGNQKLSNGWNGTWSQSGRTVTVKDAGYNGRIAAGAAVTTGGQFTYSGSNAAPTSFAINGTTCAGAHQPPIAVLTSPAAGAVYTQGETVPLAATAAAADQATVTKVEFYDDTELLGSDSSAPFTLSVAGLTVGSHSLVAKAYDSMGASASSTPVGITVASGPAVVATPSQLGVQQGESGTYEVKLSKQPSANVTVTTARASGNSGLSVSGGASLTFTSSNWNTAQKVTIAADTSGSGTAVFESSAPGHAKAAVTVTQLGAEKTYDARFLELYGKITNPANGYFSPEGIPYHSVETLIVEAPDHGHETTSEAYSYLLWLQAMYGKVTGDWSKFNGAWDIMEKFMIPTHADQPTNSFYNASKPATYAPEHDTPNEYPSQLDSGVSVGPDPIASELKSAYGTDDVYGMHWIQDVDNVYGYGNSPGKCEAGPSDTGPSYINTFQRGPQESVWETVPQPTCDAFKYGGTNGYLDLFTKDASYAKQWKFTNAPDADARAVQAAYWADLWAKDQGKGAAVSATVAKAAKMGDYLRYAMYDKYFKKIGNCTSPSCPAGTGKDASHYLLSWYYAWGGATDTSAGWAWRIGSSHAHGGYQNPLAAYALSNYAPLKPKSATGADDWAKSMQRQLEFYRWLQADEGGIAGGATNSWAGRYTTPPSGTPTFYGMHYDEKPVYHDPPSNQWFGFQAWSMERVAELYQQTGNALAKSVLDKWVDWALSETTVNPDGSFRIPSTLQWSGKPDTWNASSPGANSGLHVSVADYTNDVGVAAAYAKTLTYYADRSGDTEAASTAKALLDGMWANNQDALGIAVPETRADYNRFDDPVYVPNGWSGTMPNGDAVNSSSTFESIRSFYQDDPAWSKIESYLAGGAAPTFTYHRFWAQADIALAMGSYAELLE; the protein is encoded by the coding sequence ATGCATCCCCCACCCAGGAGACGCAGCGGCGTCCGCCGGTTACTGACGGCCGCCGCGGCGGCCCTCGCACTCCCCCTGACGATGCTGTCGACCGGCTCGACTCCCGCTCAGGCGGCGGCCGTTCAGTGCAGCGTCGACTACAGGACGAACGACTGGGGCTCCGGATTCACCGCGGAGCTGACCCTCACCAACCGCGGTGCGGACGCCATCGACGGCTGGACCCTGACGTACGACTACGCGGGCAATCAGAAGCTCTCGAACGGCTGGAACGGCACCTGGTCGCAGTCCGGCAGGACCGTGACCGTGAAGGACGCCGGGTACAACGGCAGGATCGCCGCCGGCGCCGCCGTCACGACCGGCGGCCAGTTCACCTACAGCGGCAGCAACGCCGCTCCCACGTCTTTCGCGATCAACGGCACCACCTGCGCCGGCGCCCATCAGCCGCCGATCGCCGTGCTGACCAGCCCGGCCGCCGGCGCCGTCTACACCCAGGGCGAGACGGTCCCGCTGGCCGCCACCGCCGCGGCGGCCGACCAGGCCACCGTCACCAAGGTGGAGTTCTACGACGACACCGAACTGCTGGGCTCCGACAGCAGCGCTCCCTTCACGCTCTCGGTCGCTGGTTTGACCGTGGGCAGTCATTCACTGGTGGCGAAGGCGTACGACAGCATGGGGGCCTCCGCCTCCTCGACACCGGTCGGCATCACGGTCGCCTCGGGTCCCGCCGTGGTGGCCACTCCGTCCCAACTCGGCGTTCAGCAGGGCGAGTCGGGCACGTACGAGGTGAAGCTGTCCAAGCAGCCCAGCGCGAACGTGACCGTCACGACGGCACGGGCGAGCGGCAACTCGGGACTGTCGGTCTCCGGCGGCGCGTCGCTCACCTTCACGTCCTCGAACTGGAACACCGCGCAGAAGGTGACGATCGCGGCCGACACGTCGGGCAGCGGCACGGCGGTCTTCGAGTCCTCCGCGCCGGGTCACGCCAAGGCGGCGGTCACCGTGACGCAGCTGGGCGCGGAGAAGACCTACGACGCGCGTTTCCTGGAGCTGTACGGGAAGATCACCAATCCGGCGAACGGCTACTTCTCGCCGGAGGGCATCCCGTACCACTCGGTCGAGACGCTGATCGTCGAGGCGCCGGACCACGGCCACGAGACCACCTCGGAGGCGTACAGCTACCTGCTGTGGCTGCAGGCGATGTACGGCAAGGTGACCGGTGACTGGTCGAAGTTCAACGGGGCCTGGGACATCATGGAGAAGTTCATGATCCCGACCCACGCCGACCAGCCGACGAACTCCTTCTACAACGCCTCGAAGCCGGCGACGTACGCGCCCGAGCACGACACCCCGAACGAGTACCCGTCGCAGCTCGACTCGGGTGTCTCGGTCGGACCCGACCCGATCGCGTCCGAGCTGAAGTCCGCGTACGGCACCGACGACGTCTACGGCATGCACTGGATCCAGGACGTCGACAACGTGTACGGCTACGGCAACTCGCCCGGCAAGTGCGAGGCGGGCCCGTCCGACACCGGACCGTCCTACATCAACACCTTCCAGCGCGGCCCGCAGGAGTCGGTGTGGGAGACCGTCCCGCAGCCCACCTGCGACGCCTTCAAGTACGGCGGCACCAACGGCTACCTGGACCTGTTCACCAAGGACGCGTCCTACGCCAAGCAGTGGAAGTTCACCAACGCCCCGGACGCCGACGCGCGCGCCGTGCAGGCCGCGTACTGGGCGGACCTGTGGGCCAAGGACCAGGGCAAGGGAGCCGCCGTCTCCGCGACCGTCGCCAAGGCCGCGAAGATGGGTGACTATCTGCGCTACGCCATGTACGACAAGTACTTCAAGAAGATCGGCAACTGCACCAGTCCGTCCTGCCCGGCCGGCACCGGCAAGGACGCCTCGCACTACCTGCTGTCCTGGTACTACGCCTGGGGCGGTGCCACCGACACCTCGGCGGGCTGGGCCTGGCGCATCGGCTCCAGCCACGCGCACGGCGGCTACCAGAACCCGCTGGCCGCGTACGCGCTGAGCAACTACGCGCCGCTGAAGCCGAAGTCGGCGACGGGCGCGGACGACTGGGCGAAGTCGATGCAGCGGCAGCTGGAGTTCTACCGCTGGCTGCAGGCCGACGAGGGTGGCATCGCGGGCGGTGCGACCAACAGCTGGGCGGGCCGGTACACGACCCCGCCGTCCGGTACGCCGACCTTCTACGGCATGCACTACGACGAGAAGCCGGTCTACCACGACCCGCCGTCCAACCAGTGGTTCGGCTTCCAGGCGTGGTCGATGGAGCGGGTCGCCGAGCTGTACCAGCAGACCGGCAACGCGCTCGCCAAGTCGGTCCTCGACAAGTGGGTCGACTGGGCACTGTCGGAGACCACGGTCAACCCCGACGGCTCCTTCCGGATCCCGTCGACGCTGCAGTGGTCCGGCAAGCCGGACACCTGGAACGCGTCCTCGCCCGGCGCCAACAGCGGACTGCACGTCTCCGTCGCCGACTACACCAACGACGTCGGTGTGGCCGCCGCGTACGCCAAGACGCTGACGTACTACGCCGACCGCTCCGGTGACACGGAGGCGGCGTCGACCGCCAAGGCGCTGCTCGACGGCATGTGGGCGAACAACCAGGACGCGCTCGGCATCGCCGTCCCGGAGACCCGCGCCGACTACAACCGCTTCGACGACCCGGTCTACGTGCCGAACGGCTGGAGCGGCACCATGCCCAACGGCGACGCGGTCAACTCGTCGTCGACGTTCGAGTCGATCCGCTCCTTCTACCAGGACGACCCGGCGTGGTCGAAGATCGAGTCCTATCTGGCGGGCGGCGCCGCGCCCACCTTCACGTACCACCGGTTCTGGGCCCAGGCCGACATCGCCCTGGCCATGGGCTCGTACGCGGAGCTTCTCGAATAG
- a CDS encoding glycoside hydrolase family 6 protein translates to MSRTRTALLAAMALVAGATGTAIAAVPGDAGAAAVPCTVDYKVQNQWDTGFTASVTITNNSAAKSSWSLKWSYAGNQKVTSGWNAKVSQSGANVTAANESYNGALATGGSASFGFQGTYSGSNAVPATFTLDGVTCNVDSGGPTDPTDPTDPPAGNRVNNPYTGAKVYVNPEWSEKAAAEAGGSRIANQPTGVWLDRTAAINGVNGGMSLRDHLDEALRQKGSGELVIQLVIYNLPGRDCAALASNGELGPTEIDKYKTQYIDPIKAILGDSKYASLRIVTTVEIDSLPNLVTNVTPRATATPNCDVMKANGNYVKGVGYALNKLGDVPNVYNYVDAGHHGWLGWDDNFGASADMFKQAATAEGATVADVHGFIANTANYSALKEDNFSISDNVAGKSVRESKWVDWNRYTDELSYAQALRNQLVSIGFDSGIGMLIDTSRNGWGGANRPTGPGATTNVDTYVDGGRYDRRIHLGNWCNQSGAGLGERPQASPAAGIDAYVWMKPPGESDGSSKAIDNDEGKGFDRMCDPTYTGNPRNNNHMSGALPDAPVSGHWFSAQFQELMKNAYPPLS, encoded by the coding sequence ATGAGTCGCACCAGAACCGCGCTTCTCGCCGCCATGGCGCTGGTCGCCGGCGCCACCGGGACGGCGATCGCCGCCGTCCCCGGCGACGCCGGCGCGGCCGCCGTCCCCTGCACCGTGGACTACAAGGTGCAGAACCAGTGGGACACCGGCTTCACCGCCTCCGTGACGATCACCAACAACAGCGCCGCCAAGTCGTCGTGGTCGCTGAAGTGGTCCTACGCCGGGAACCAGAAGGTCACCAGTGGCTGGAACGCCAAGGTGAGCCAGTCCGGCGCCAACGTCACCGCCGCCAACGAGTCCTACAACGGCGCCCTCGCCACCGGGGGTTCCGCCTCCTTCGGCTTCCAGGGCACCTACAGCGGCAGCAACGCCGTCCCCGCCACCTTCACCCTCGACGGTGTGACCTGCAACGTCGACTCCGGCGGTCCCACCGACCCGACGGACCCGACCGACCCGCCGGCCGGCAACCGGGTGAACAACCCCTACACCGGCGCCAAGGTGTACGTGAACCCCGAGTGGTCCGAGAAGGCCGCCGCCGAGGCGGGCGGCAGCCGCATCGCGAACCAGCCGACGGGCGTCTGGCTGGACCGCACCGCCGCCATCAACGGCGTCAACGGCGGGATGAGCCTGCGCGACCACCTCGACGAGGCGCTGCGGCAGAAGGGTTCCGGCGAACTCGTCATCCAGCTGGTCATCTACAACCTGCCCGGCCGTGACTGCGCCGCCCTCGCCTCCAACGGCGAGCTCGGCCCGACGGAGATCGACAAGTACAAGACGCAGTACATCGACCCGATCAAGGCCATCCTCGGCGACTCGAAGTACGCCTCGCTGCGGATCGTCACCACGGTCGAGATCGACTCCCTGCCCAACCTGGTCACCAACGTGACGCCGCGGGCCACCGCCACGCCCAACTGCGACGTGATGAAGGCCAACGGCAACTACGTGAAGGGCGTCGGCTACGCCCTGAACAAGCTCGGTGACGTGCCCAACGTCTACAACTACGTGGACGCGGGCCACCACGGCTGGCTGGGCTGGGACGACAACTTCGGCGCCTCCGCCGACATGTTCAAGCAGGCCGCGACCGCCGAGGGCGCGACCGTCGCCGACGTGCACGGCTTCATCGCCAACACGGCCAACTACAGCGCCCTGAAGGAGGACAACTTCTCCATCAGCGACAACGTGGCCGGCAAGTCGGTGCGCGAGTCCAAGTGGGTCGACTGGAACCGCTACACCGACGAGCTGTCGTACGCCCAGGCGCTGCGCAACCAGCTGGTCTCGATCGGCTTCGACTCGGGCATCGGCATGCTGATCGACACCTCCCGCAACGGCTGGGGCGGTGCGAACCGGCCCACCGGTCCGGGCGCCACGACCAATGTGGACACCTATGTGGACGGTGGCCGGTACGACCGCCGCATCCACCTCGGCAACTGGTGCAACCAGTCGGGAGCCGGGCTCGGTGAGCGGCCGCAGGCCTCCCCGGCGGCCGGGATCGACGCCTACGTGTGGATGAAGCCCCCGGGTGAGTCCGACGGATCGAGCAAGGCCATCGACAACGACGAGGGCAAGGGCTTCGACCGGATGTGCGACCCCACGTACACCGGCAACCCGCGGAACAACAACCACATGTCGGGTGCGCTGCCCGACGCCCCCGTCTCCGGGCACTGGTTCTCCGCCCAGTTCCAGGAGCTCATGAAGAACGCCTACCCGCCGCTGTCGTGA
- a CDS encoding class I SAM-dependent methyltransferase, producing the protein MAHDHDHEHDHKHGHAHKHGHDDIDWAEMAPLLESQAELFTPLYERALSWLAKEVTEPGLIVDAGSGPGVIACLFAETFPGARVVAVDASGPLLERARDRAGRQGAADRFDTVTGELPGVLGELDYPADLLWASRSIHHLGDQAAALAACAERLAPGGTLAVLEGGLPPRYLPRDIGFGRPGLQARIDVVEQERFSRMRAELPGSVATVEDWPALLTSAGLHHPRSRTFLLDLPAPATDRARAYVADTLARTREMFAEDLDAGDLAALDRLLDPGDAASVHHRPDVFLLAGHTVHAAVRPV; encoded by the coding sequence ATGGCGCACGACCACGACCACGAGCACGACCACAAGCACGGCCACGCGCACAAGCACGGCCACGACGACATCGACTGGGCCGAGATGGCCCCCCTGCTCGAATCGCAGGCCGAACTTTTCACGCCCCTGTACGAGCGGGCCCTCAGCTGGCTGGCGAAGGAGGTGACGGAACCGGGACTGATCGTGGACGCGGGCAGCGGGCCCGGCGTCATCGCGTGTCTGTTCGCCGAGACCTTCCCCGGCGCGCGGGTCGTCGCCGTCGACGCCTCCGGACCGCTGCTGGAGCGGGCCAGGGACCGGGCCGGACGCCAGGGCGCCGCCGACCGCTTCGACACCGTCACCGGTGAACTCCCCGGCGTGCTCGGCGAACTGGACTACCCGGCCGACCTGCTCTGGGCCAGCCGCAGCATCCACCACCTCGGGGACCAGGCCGCCGCGCTGGCCGCCTGCGCGGAGCGGCTGGCGCCCGGCGGCACGCTGGCCGTGCTGGAGGGCGGGCTGCCTCCCCGTTACCTGCCCCGCGACATCGGCTTCGGCCGGCCCGGACTGCAGGCGCGGATCGACGTGGTGGAGCAGGAGCGGTTCAGCCGGATGCGCGCCGAACTGCCCGGCTCGGTGGCCACCGTCGAGGACTGGCCCGCCCTGCTGACCTCGGCCGGCCTGCACCACCCCCGTTCGCGCACCTTCCTCCTCGACCTCCCCGCCCCCGCCACGGACCGCGCCCGCGCCTATGTGGCCGACACCCTCGCCCGCACCCGCGAGATGTTCGCCGAGGACCTGGACGCCGGCGACCTCGCCGCCCTCGACCGCCTTCTCGACCCCGGCGACGCCGCGAGCGTGCACCACCGCCCGGACGTGTTCCTCCTCGCGGGGCACACCGTCCACGCGGCGGTGCGGCCCGTGTGA
- a CDS encoding cellulose binding domain-containing protein: MRRTRILTAVLALAAGLLAGGPPALAAGAPEPATALAADTYTWKNARVDGGGFVPGIVFNRSEKNLAYARTDIGGAYRWQQSTKTWTPLLDSVGWDDWGHTGVVSLASDSADPDRVYAAVGTYTNDWDPGNGAVLRSTDRGASWKKADLPFKLGGNMPGRGMGERLAVDPHDNDVLYLGAPSGHGLWRSTDAGATWSQVKAFPNPGNYRQDPSDTSGYASDNQGIVWVTFDESTGTAGTATKTVYVGVADKENAVYRSTDAGATWQRIAGQPTGYLAHKGVLDADNGYLYLAYSDTGGPYDGGKGRLYRYATATGTWTDISPVAEADTYYGFSGLTVDGQNPGTVMATAYSSWWPDTQIFRSRDSGGSWTQAWSYTSYPDRENRYTMDVSSSPWLTWGANPSPPEQTPKLGWMTEALEIDPFDPDRMMYGTGATIYGTENLTRWDSGSKFTITPMVRGLEETAVNDLASPPSGAPLLSALGDIGGFRHTDLTKVPSMMFTQPNFTSTTSLDFAESNPDTVVRAGNLDSGPHIAFSTDNGANWFAGTDPSGVSGGGTVAAAADGSRFVWSPQGAGVHHATGFGTSWSASAGIPSGAVVESDRVDPKTFYGFKSGKFYVSTDGGATFTASPATGLPSGDSVRFKALPGARGDVWLAGGSSDGPYGLWHSTDAGATFTKLANVGEADTVGFGKAAPGASYQTLFTSAEIGGVRGIFRSTDKGATWTRVNDDAHQWGWTGAAITGDPRVYGRVYVATNGRGIVYGDTSDTGGGTDPGPGPDPGPSGACEVTYRITNEWPDGFQADVRLTNTGSTPWNGWTLNWSFTDGQKVTQLWNASHTQTGPAVTVRNTDWNGTVTPGSSAAFGFTGSRTGANARPAAFALGDRTCAVR, encoded by the coding sequence GTGCGAAGAACCCGCATCCTCACGGCCGTGCTCGCCCTGGCGGCCGGTCTGCTCGCGGGCGGCCCGCCCGCCCTGGCCGCCGGCGCGCCGGAGCCGGCCACCGCCCTCGCCGCCGACACCTACACCTGGAAGAACGCCCGCGTCGACGGCGGCGGCTTCGTGCCCGGCATCGTCTTCAACCGCAGCGAGAAGAACCTCGCCTACGCGCGCACCGACATCGGCGGGGCCTACCGCTGGCAGCAGTCCACGAAGACCTGGACCCCGCTGCTGGACTCGGTCGGCTGGGACGACTGGGGTCACACGGGCGTGGTGAGCCTCGCCTCCGACTCCGCGGACCCCGACCGGGTGTACGCGGCGGTCGGCACGTACACCAACGACTGGGACCCGGGCAACGGCGCGGTGCTGCGCTCCACCGACCGGGGCGCGAGCTGGAAGAAGGCGGACCTGCCGTTCAAGCTGGGCGGGAACATGCCGGGCCGGGGCATGGGCGAACGGCTGGCGGTCGACCCCCACGACAACGACGTGCTCTACCTGGGCGCGCCCAGCGGCCACGGGCTCTGGCGGTCGACCGACGCGGGCGCCACCTGGTCCCAGGTGAAGGCCTTCCCCAACCCCGGGAACTACCGGCAGGACCCGAGTGACACGTCCGGGTACGCGTCCGACAACCAGGGCATCGTCTGGGTCACCTTCGACGAGTCGACGGGCACCGCGGGGACGGCGACGAAGACCGTCTACGTCGGGGTGGCCGACAAGGAGAACGCCGTCTACCGGTCGACGGACGCGGGCGCGACCTGGCAGCGGATCGCCGGGCAGCCCACCGGATACCTGGCGCACAAGGGCGTCCTCGACGCCGATAACGGCTACCTGTACCTGGCGTACAGCGACACGGGCGGCCCCTACGACGGCGGCAAGGGACGGCTGTACCGGTACGCGACGGCGACCGGTACCTGGACGGACATCAGTCCGGTGGCGGAGGCCGACACCTACTACGGCTTCAGCGGCCTGACCGTGGACGGGCAGAACCCCGGCACGGTGATGGCGACGGCGTACAGCTCCTGGTGGCCGGACACCCAGATCTTCCGCTCCAGGGACAGCGGCGGCTCCTGGACCCAGGCGTGGAGCTACACCTCGTACCCGGACCGCGAGAACCGCTACACGATGGACGTCTCCTCGTCCCCGTGGCTGACCTGGGGAGCGAACCCCTCGCCGCCCGAACAGACCCCGAAGCTGGGCTGGATGACGGAGGCCCTGGAGATCGACCCGTTCGACCCGGACCGGATGATGTACGGGACGGGCGCGACGATCTACGGCACGGAGAACCTGACGAGATGGGACTCCGGGTCGAAGTTCACCATCACCCCCATGGTGCGCGGGCTGGAGGAGACGGCCGTCAACGACCTCGCCTCTCCCCCGTCGGGCGCCCCGCTGCTCAGCGCGCTCGGCGACATCGGCGGCTTCCGGCACACGGATCTGACGAAGGTGCCGTCGATGATGTTCACCCAGCCGAACTTCACGTCGACGACAAGTCTGGACTTCGCCGAGTCGAACCCGGACACGGTGGTGCGGGCGGGCAACCTGGACTCCGGTCCGCACATCGCGTTCTCCACCGACAACGGCGCCAACTGGTTCGCGGGGACGGACCCTTCGGGGGTGAGCGGCGGCGGCACGGTCGCGGCGGCGGCCGACGGCAGCCGCTTCGTGTGGAGCCCGCAGGGCGCGGGCGTGCACCACGCGACCGGGTTCGGCACGTCCTGGTCGGCGTCGGCCGGCATCCCGTCCGGCGCGGTCGTGGAGTCCGACCGGGTGGACCCGAAGACGTTCTACGGCTTCAAGTCCGGCAAGTTCTACGTCAGTACGGACGGCGGCGCGACGTTCACGGCCTCGCCGGCCACGGGACTGCCCAGCGGCGACAGCGTGCGCTTCAAGGCGCTGCCGGGTGCGCGGGGCGACGTCTGGCTGGCGGGCGGGTCGAGCGACGGGCCGTACGGCCTGTGGCACTCCACGGACGCGGGCGCGACCTTCACCAAGCTGGCGAACGTCGGCGAGGCGGACACCGTCGGCTTCGGCAAGGCGGCGCCGGGCGCCTCGTACCAGACCCTCTTCACCAGCGCGGAGATCGGCGGCGTGCGCGGCATCTTCCGCTCCACGGACAAGGGCGCGACCTGGACCCGGGTCAACGACGACGCCCACCAGTGGGGCTGGACGGGCGCGGCCATCACGGGCGACCCGCGGGTCTACGGCCGGGTCTACGTGGCGACGAACGGCCGCGGCATCGTCTACGGCGACACCTCGGACACCGGCGGCGGCACGGATCCGGGTCCCGGCCCCGACCCCGGCCCGTCCGGTGCCTGCGAGGTGACGTACCGGATCACCAACGAGTGGCCCGACGGGTTCCAGGCCGACGTCCGGCTGACCAACACGGGCTCGACCCCCTGGAACGGCTGGACCCTGAACTGGTCCTTCACCGACGGCCAGAAGGTCACCCAGCTCTGGAACGCGTCCCACACCCAGACGGGTCCGGCGGTGACGGTCCGCAACACCGACTGGAACGGCACGGTGACGCCGGGCTCCTCGGCCGCCTTCGGCTTCACCGGCAGCCGGACAGGCGCGAACGCCAGACCGGCGGCGTTCGCGCTGGGTGACAGGACCTGCGCCGTGCGCTGA
- a CDS encoding SDR family oxidoreductase, translating into MTDSPVTLITGGGSGIGAAVARRLLDAGQRVAVTGRGEERLRRFAKECGEPDGLLTLPGNAAEYDDVRSAVGTVLTEFGRLDTVVANAGFATADSVAEGDPAGWTDMVLTNVLGPALLIRASIDALKETRGRIVLVGSVAGFVPTPGNLYGATKWAVTGLAENTRRQVTEWGVGVTLVAPGRVETPFWDAHGSLPPGHLLTAGQIADSVVWAMAQPAGVDVNTVVVRPLGQPN; encoded by the coding sequence ATGACCGACTCTCCGGTCACGCTCATCACCGGCGGCGGCAGCGGTATCGGCGCCGCCGTCGCCCGCAGGCTGCTGGACGCCGGACAGCGGGTGGCCGTCACCGGACGGGGCGAGGAGCGGCTGCGCCGGTTCGCCAAGGAGTGCGGGGAACCGGACGGCCTGCTGACCCTCCCCGGGAACGCGGCCGAGTACGACGACGTGCGCTCGGCGGTCGGCACCGTGCTGACGGAGTTCGGACGGCTGGACACCGTCGTCGCCAACGCGGGCTTCGCCACCGCCGACTCGGTGGCCGAGGGCGACCCCGCCGGGTGGACCGACATGGTGCTCACCAACGTCCTCGGGCCCGCCCTGCTGATCAGGGCCTCCATCGACGCGCTGAAGGAGACCCGCGGACGGATCGTCCTGGTCGGCAGCGTCGCCGGGTTCGTCCCCACGCCGGGCAACCTCTACGGCGCCACCAAGTGGGCGGTGACCGGGCTCGCCGAGAACACCCGCAGGCAGGTCACCGAGTGGGGCGTCGGCGTGACCCTGGTCGCGCCCGGCCGTGTGGAGACCCCGTTCTGGGACGCCCACGGCAGCCTCCCGCCCGGCCATCTGCTCACCGCCGGCCAGATCGCCGACTCCGTCGTGTGGGCCATGGCGCAGCCGGCCGGGGTCGACGTCAACACCGTGGTCGTACGGCCCCTGGGCCAGCCCAACTGA